TCCCAGTAGGCCAGCGTACGTTCCAAAACCTAAACTTGAACGCAATATTGTTTTCGTGAGACTTCCTGAAGGTGGTCAAGGACCAGAACCCATCGTCGTTCCTCCTCCGAGGCAACAACACGTTTTGTTCGTGCTTAACAAGCAGTCTGAACAAGGTCAACAAGTGATCGAGGTGCCAGCGCCACCACCAGCGGATCCCGAAGTGTTCTTCGTGAACTACGCAGAAGGAGAGAACCCGACTCTTCCTGGTGGAGTAGACCTCCAAACGGCGCTGAGTGCTGCTTCTCAAGGTGGCGGTCAAGTCGTAGGAGGTGGTGGCAGTGGAGGTTCTGGTGGCGGCatcggaggtggatttggaggtggatttggaggtggatttggaggcggcagtggaggtggatttggaggcggcagtggaggtggatttggcggtggattggtggtggaagtggaggtggatttggaggggAATTGGAGGCGGCAGTGGAGGCGGATTTGGAGGAGGAATTGGAGGCGGCAGTGGAGGTGGATCCGGTGGTGGAAGCCCCTCCACTCTATATAGTGCACCATAAACAACAAACATATTCTGTGATTTAAAATATGTTGATCCTAGAAAATCAGAAGATttagattttgttattattcatcaataAATACATGAGTATATACAAAGAAGACAGATTTATGATTAAATACCTGCTGtttagttattatatatcatctattagcTTTTGGTTTTCTTTACATATGTTTAAAAGAATTGTGGCTTTCTAGTCTAGAAAAGTAAATGAGCAAATTAACATAAGCATAAACACAAATATCCAGACNNNNNNNNNNNNNNNNNNNNNNNNNNNNNNNNNNNNNNNNNNNNNTCTTGTTTGTTGTCGtttcctctttctgcttctcaTCGAATAATATTTAGTAGAATCAAGTAACCatgtaaaataaaactaaacgttTGCATAACGTATGGTGTTTTGggagcacacacaagcacacgcgttTTGTGATCTTGTCATGGGATTTGCTTATTTCTTGTGCAGGGAAATAATCTAACTGTGATGCAAAAACAGCAAATCGTCTTCATATCTCAAGAAAGGCGGACGTGCATGAAAAGTATGTAAATTCATGAATCAACATGGGAAACGAATGATGACTCGCTTAGTCAGCATGTGCATATTTATGCACATAAGGAGCTACGGATATATTATAAGGGCACAAGAGTATAGTATAAGTAATTACCAAAATAATAGTGTAGTAGAActtgtatattttcattcattaatatatggaaacaataattatttttaagtgAAATTCCGATTTGTCTTATCAGTAATGACCACACTaagtgattttaattattattcgaGATCAATTAGTGATTCACAGGGCAGAGGGAAATCTATAATTTGTTACTTTAGTTGTTTttaatatagatttacatatggCAAagcatgatttttaaaatattctgatTCCTTGTAACTGGAATAAGGAAATGATAAGGCTTATGTGAAAATATACtatggatttatttttatttctcattgtGAATATCACTGGGTAAagtgataaatttaataatttgtgGACTTTAACATTACAATGAAGATAACTGGTAATCAAATCCAaacaaatatcttatatatagtatcagTTCTTGTTTACAAAGAAAGGGGAGCATCTCCATTATATAAAATAAGGCTCTAAATTATAGTAGAACAGATGGTAAGANNNNNNNNNNNNNNNNNNNNNNNNNNNNNNNNNNNNNNNNNNNGAACATTTAAAAAGATGTAATGTTTCATATCATTACTAAAGCTTAGTCAGTTTGACTTACCCCTGCAGTAACAAGAGATGCAATTATCGGTTGattattttccaattattattgatattctgtTATAAATACACTCCAACGAGGTGTTAGAATTTCTTTTCTATCCTGTATCAGTTAGTGTAGTCCATAGACCTCACCTTTTGTAAGTTAACAACATAACTCCCTGTatcatttttccttctcatttgtAGGCATACATATCTTGCTTAAGCTTGATTGGTGAACAACATACGTATGATAAGTAACAAAGGTAAAANNNNNNNNNNNNNNNNNNNNNNNNNNNNNNNNNNNNNNNNNNNNNNNNNNNNNNNNNNNNNNNNNNNNNNNNNNNNNNNNNNNNNNNNNNNNNNNNNNNNNNNNNNNNNNNNNNNNNNNNNNNNNNNNNNNNNNNNNNNNNNNNNNNNNNNNNNNNNNNNNNNNNNNNNNNNNNNNNNNNNNNNNNNNNNNNNNNNNNNNNNNNNNNNNNNNNNNNNNNNNNNNNNNNNNNNNNNNNNNNNNNNNNNNNNNNNNNNNNNNNNNNNNNNNNNNNNNNNNNNNNNNNNNNNNNNNNNNNNNNNNNNcaaattttaattttgttccgctgtctttctgaaaaaaaaaatccttatcattatttgaaaCTATGATTCGTaaaataagggagaagggaaaggcctGGTGCCATTTGCCTCCATGTGTGTAGGAGGAGCAATAGCAATCGGTGTATATAAAAAGAGTCACTAGCTCGCATATCAACATTCAACATGAAGCTCCTGGTGAGTAGTCCACAGCCTCGTGTTTCGTGTCTTCTTAAGTATGAATAACATTCAGTATATAAGGTTGATTTGGGACAAATCACTGACTGACGCTTCTTTTCCCTATAGATTTTATTATTGGTGGCTGCCGTATCTGCTGCCCCACAGGGGTACAACCTAGCCACTCCTTCTGGCCCATCCTTTAACGCCGGGGGTTGTGGCGGTGGACAAGTGCGACACGTGGATGGCAGCTGTGTCACACCTCAAGTGAACAGTCGTGTGTTCTTGTATGATGTGCCGGCAAATCAAGCTTCTTCCAGTGGGCCAGCGTACGTTCCAAAACCTAAACTTGAACGCAATATTGTTTTTGTGAGACTTCCAGAAGGTAGTCAAGGACCAGAACCCATCGTCGTTCCTCCTCCGAGGCAACAACACGTTTTGTTCGTACTTAACAAGCAGTCTGAACAAGGTCAACAAGTGATCGAGGTGCCAGCTCCACCACCTTCGGATCCCGAAGTGTTCTTCGTGAACTACGCAGAAGGAGAGAACCCGACTCTTCCGGGTGGAGTAGACCTCCCAAACGGCGCTGAGTGCTGCTTCTCAAGGTGCGGTCAAGTCGTAGGAGGTGGTGGCAGTGGAGGTTCTGGTGGCGGCTTCGGAGGCGGAtttggaggtggatttggaggcggcagtggaggtggatttggaggcggcagtggaggtggatttggaggcggCAGTGGAGGTGGATTTGGTGGTGGTATTGGTGGTGGAAGTGGAGGCGGATTTGGAGGTGGAATTGGAGGCGGCAGTGGAGGTGGATCCGGTGGTGGAAGCCCCTCCACTCTATATAGTACACCATAAACAGTAAACATATTATGTGATTTAAAAtatgttgattttgttattattcatcaataAATACATGAGTATATACAAAGAAGACAGATATATGATTAAATACCTGCTGTTTAGTNNNNNNNNNNNNNNNNNNNNNNNNNNNNNNNNNNNNNNNNNNNNNNNNNNNNNNNNNNNNNNNNNNNNNNNNNNNNNNNNNNNNNNNNNNNNNNNNNNNATCGCTTTTGCTTTTCTTTACATTTGTTTAAAAGAACTGTGACCTTTCTAGTCTAGAAAAGTAAATGAGCAAATTAGCATAAGCATAAACACAAATATCCAGAANNNNNNNNNNNNNNNNNNNNNNNNNNNNNNNNNNNNNNNNNNNNNNNNNNNNTGTCGtttcctctttctgcttctcaTCCAATTATATTTAGTAGAATCAAGTAACCatgtaaaataaaactaaacgttTGCATAACGTATGGTGTTTTGGgagtacacacaagcacacgcgttTTGTGATCTTGTCATGGGATTTGCTTATTTCTTGTGCAGGGAAATAATCTATCTGTGATGCAAAAACCAGCAAATCGTCTTCATATCTCAAGAAAGGCGGACGTGCATGAAAAGTATGTAAATTCCTGAACCAACATAGAAACCAGTGATGACTCACTTCGTCAgcatgtgcatatttatgtacataaggAGCtacgaatatatttttataagtgcaCAAGAGTATAGTATAAGCAATTACCATAATAGTGTAGTAGAActtgtatattttcattcattaatattgggaaaaaattattatttttaagtgaaATTCCGGTTTGTGTTATCAGTTATGACCACGCTAATCGacgtgattttaatttttattcgagATCAATTAGTGATTCACAGGAGAGAGGGAAACCTATAATTTGTTACTTTATTTGTCTTTAATATAGATTTGCATATGCCAAAGCATGATTTTTAAGATATGATTCATTGTAAGTAACTGGAACAAGGAAATGATAAGGCTTATGTGAAAATATACTATGGATTTATTATTGAGAAATGATAAGACTTATTGAAATGACAACGCTTGGTGAAAATATACTATGGATTTATCTTTATTCCTATGGTCTGGGTACAGTGATGAAGTAGATAATTTGTGGACCTTAACATTACCATGAAAATAACTGATAATTAAATCCAaacaaatatcttatatatattatcagttctTGTTTACAAAGAAAGGGGAACATCTCCATTATATAAAATAAGGCTCTAAATTATAGTACAACAGATGACATGAATGTGATTTCCAAAttgaattattacatattatatgtgtaattcaacattttaaaatatatcatatcactACTAAAACTCAATCAGTTTGATTTACCCTTGCAGTAACAAGAGATGCAGTTATCAGtggattattttaaaattatttttgttattctgttgTAAATACACACTCCAACAAGGTATAAAAATTCTAAATCCTGTATCAGTTAGTGCAGCCCATCGACCTCATCTTTTGTAAATTAAGATCATAACTCactgtttcatttttctctcacaTTTGTGTGCCTCGAATTAAAAGATCTTGCCTAAGCTTGATTGGTGAAGAACATACGTAAGATaagtaacaggaaaaaaaattataagtgtATCACTNNNNNNNNNNNNNNNNNNNNNNNNNNNNNNNNNNNNNNNNNNNNNNNNNNNNNNNNNNNNNNNNNNNNNNNNNNNNNNNNNNNNNNNNNNNNNNNNNNNNNNNNNNNNNNNNNNNNNNNNNN
This genomic interval from Penaeus monodon isolate SGIC_2016 chromosome 22, NSTDA_Pmon_1, whole genome shotgun sequence contains the following:
- the LOC119587220 gene encoding ATP-dependent RNA helicase A-like; this translates as MKLLILLLVAAVSAAPQGYNLATPSGPSFNAGGCGGGQVRHVDGSCVTPQVNSRVFLYDVPANQASSSGPAYVPKPKLERNIVFVRLPEGSQGPEPIVVPPPRQQHVLFVLNKQSEQGQQVIEVPAPPPSDPEVFFVNYAEGENPTLPGGVDLPNGAECCFSRCGQVVGGGGSGGSGGGFGGGFGGGFGGGSGGGFGGGSGGGFGGGSGGGFGGGIGGGSGGGFGGGIGGGSGGGSGGGSPSTLYSTP